The genomic stretch ACAGCGGTAGAACGCCTTGGACGCCACGATCTCCTGCACGGCACTGTTGCCGACGTTGTTCCGGTAATGCTTCACCTGCACCGCGACCCGCACTCCTCCCGGCCCGGTGGCGATCACGTCCGCCCCCTGGTCACTGCTGCCGCGCGTGGCCTCAGCCCGCCACCCTGGGAGCGCAGAGATCACCTGGGCGACGTGCAGTTCCAGGTCACGGGGCGTGAGGGTCTGGAGCTCTCTAGGGGTCAAAAGCGGCGAGGAAGTCTGGGAAGGCTCGTCCAGCGCCATGTTGAGGCTTGCTGAGCACGGCACGAAGGGTATCCAGGCCACGCCTGAAGAGGCTTTTTGGCGGGTAGCCGTG from Deinococcus terrestris encodes the following:
- a CDS encoding restriction endonuclease, with product MTPRELQTLTPRDLELHVAQVISALPGWRAEATRGSSDQGADVIATGPGGVRVAVQVKHYRNNVGNSAVQEIVASKAFYRCTHAVVVTSGPGYTRPAQALAQANGVPLWGPEELFQLQALASRGEAPPRALLPV